One window from the genome of Serinibacter salmoneus encodes:
- the uvrB gene encoding excinuclease ABC subunit UvrB, whose protein sequence is MRPVSDLQRTVAPFEVVSEYTPSGDQPTAIAELTERLNAGEKDIVLLGATGTGKSATTAWLIEQVQRPTLVMAPNKTLAAQLATEFRELLPNNAVEYFVSYYDYYQPEAYVPSSDTYIEKDSSINEEVERLRHSATNSLLTRRDVVVVASVSCIYGLGTPQEYVDRMVRLRVGDVVDRDALLRQFVTMQYARNDASFQRGTFRVRGDTVEIIPVYEELAIRIEFFGDDIEAIATLHPLTGDVVRQEEEIHIFPATHYVAGPERMERAIGTIEAELEERLAELEGGGRLLEAQRLRMRTTYDIEMMRQIGTCSGIENYSRHIDGRVPGSAPNTLLDFFPEDFLLIIDESHQTVPQIGAMFEGDSSRKRTLVDHGFRLPSAMDNRPLRWEEFLERIGQTVFLSATPGDYELGQSDGVVEQVIRPTGLVDPQVVIKPPKGQIDDLLGEIRQRTERDERVLVTTLTKKMAEDLSDYLLERGVKVAYLHSEVDTLRRIELLRDLRMGVYDVLVGINLLREGLDLPEVSLVAILDADKEGFLRSETSLIQTIGRAARNVSGQVHMYADTITPSMRRALEETDRRREKQLAYNAEHGIDPTPLRKRITDITDQLAREDVDTKELLAGGYRKGGAAPKPTGSSARERLAGAAASDLAELIQELSDQMHTAAAELKFEVAARLRDEISDLKKELRQMVAATS, encoded by the coding sequence ATGCGACCCGTATCCGATCTGCAGCGCACCGTCGCCCCGTTCGAGGTGGTCTCGGAGTACACGCCCTCAGGCGACCAGCCCACGGCGATCGCGGAGTTGACCGAGCGGCTGAACGCGGGGGAGAAGGACATCGTGCTGCTCGGCGCCACCGGCACCGGGAAGTCCGCGACCACCGCGTGGCTCATCGAACAGGTCCAACGCCCCACCCTGGTGATGGCGCCGAACAAGACCCTTGCCGCGCAGCTGGCCACGGAGTTCCGGGAGCTGCTGCCGAACAATGCGGTGGAGTACTTCGTCTCCTACTACGACTACTACCAGCCCGAGGCGTACGTGCCCTCCTCGGACACCTACATCGAGAAGGACTCCTCGATCAACGAGGAGGTGGAACGGTTGCGGCACTCCGCCACGAACTCGCTGCTCACCCGGCGCGACGTGGTGGTGGTCGCCTCCGTGTCCTGCATCTACGGCCTGGGCACGCCCCAGGAGTACGTGGACCGGATGGTGCGGCTGCGGGTGGGGGACGTGGTGGATCGCGACGCGCTGCTGCGGCAGTTCGTCACCATGCAGTACGCCCGCAACGACGCCTCCTTCCAGCGCGGCACCTTCCGGGTACGGGGGGACACGGTGGAGATCATCCCCGTGTACGAGGAGCTGGCGATCCGGATCGAGTTCTTCGGGGACGACATCGAGGCGATCGCCACCCTGCACCCGTTGACGGGTGACGTGGTGCGGCAGGAGGAGGAGATCCACATCTTCCCGGCCACGCACTACGTCGCCGGCCCCGAGCGCATGGAGCGCGCGATCGGCACCATCGAGGCGGAGCTCGAGGAACGCCTCGCCGAACTCGAGGGCGGTGGCCGGTTGCTGGAGGCGCAGCGGCTGCGGATGCGCACCACGTACGACATCGAGATGATGCGGCAGATCGGCACGTGCTCCGGCATCGAGAACTACTCCCGCCACATCGACGGCCGCGTGCCGGGGTCCGCACCCAACACCCTGCTGGACTTCTTCCCGGAGGACTTCCTGCTCATCATCGACGAGTCGCACCAGACCGTGCCGCAGATCGGCGCGATGTTCGAGGGCGACTCCTCCCGCAAGCGCACCCTCGTGGACCACGGGTTCCGCCTCCCGAGCGCCATGGACAACCGGCCGCTGCGCTGGGAGGAGTTCCTGGAGCGGATCGGGCAGACCGTGTTCTTGTCCGCGACCCCCGGCGACTACGAACTGGGGCAGTCCGACGGCGTGGTGGAGCAGGTCATCCGGCCCACCGGGCTGGTGGATCCGCAGGTGGTGATCAAGCCCCCGAAGGGGCAGATCGACGACCTGCTCGGGGAGATCCGCCAGCGCACCGAGCGCGACGAGCGCGTGCTGGTGACCACCCTGACGAAGAAGATGGCCGAGGACCTCTCGGACTACCTGCTCGAGCGGGGGGTGAAGGTCGCCTACCTGCACTCGGAGGTGGACACCCTCAGGCGCATCGAACTGCTGCGCGACCTGCGGATGGGCGTGTACGACGTGCTGGTGGGAATCAACCTGCTGCGCGAGGGCCTCGACCTACCCGAGGTCTCCCTGGTGGCGATCCTGGATGCCGACAAGGAGGGGTTCCTGCGTTCGGAGACCTCCCTCATCCAGACGATCGGTCGCGCGGCGCGCAACGTCTCGGGCCAGGTGCACATGTACGCCGACACCATCACGCCGTCCATGCGGCGCGCGCTGGAAGAGACCGACCGGCGCCGGGAGAAGCAGCTCGCCTACAACGCCGAGCACGGGATCGACCCGACCCCGCTGCGCAAGCGGATCACCGACATCACCGATCAGCTCGCGCGCGAGGACGTCGACACCAAGGAACTGCTCGCGGGTGGCTACCGCAAGGGCGGGGCGGCGCCGAAGCCCACGGGCTCCTCGGCTCGTGAGCGCCTGGCCGGTGCCGCGGCATCGGACCTCGCGGAGCTCATCCAGGAACTCTCCGACCAGATGCACACCGCAGCCGCCGAGCTCAAGTTCGAGGTCGCGGCGCGGCTGCGCGACGAGATCTCCGACCTGAAGAAGGAGTTGCGCCAGATGGTGGCCGCCACGAGTTGA
- a CDS encoding OsmC family peroxiredoxin, with protein MPTPTTSSASTVWLGDLASGSGRTEPASGAFGPVDVSWKSRTGEMGGQTTPEELIATAHASCYAMALSHELAGKGTPPTRVETSAAVDFVAGEGITGIALTVEAEVPGISEEDFLAVAEAAKTGCPVSAALSAVPITLAATLR; from the coding sequence ATGCCCACCCCCACCACCTCCAGCGCGAGCACGGTCTGGCTCGGCGACCTCGCCTCCGGCTCCGGCCGCACCGAACCCGCCAGCGGCGCCTTCGGCCCCGTGGACGTCTCCTGGAAGTCGCGCACCGGCGAGATGGGCGGCCAGACGACCCCGGAGGAGCTCATCGCCACGGCGCACGCGTCCTGCTACGCGATGGCGCTCTCCCACGAGCTCGCCGGGAAGGGCACCCCGCCCACCCGGGTGGAGACCTCCGCCGCGGTCGACTTCGTGGCCGGTGAGGGCATCACCGGCATCGCCCTGACGGTCGAGGCCGAGGTGCCCGGGATCTCCGAGGAGGACTTCCTCGCCGTCGCCGAGGCCGCCAAGACCGGCTGCCCGGTCTCGGCCGCGCTCTCGGCGGTGCCGATCACGCTGGCGGCCACGCTGCGCTGA
- the coaE gene encoding dephospho-CoA kinase gives MLLVGLTGGIASGKSTAASHLAALGAVVVDADRLSREVLEPGTPGLAAVVREFGPAVLQESGALDRAALARLVFSDDDARSALEGIVHPAVARAFEARVAAAPQDAIVVHDVPLLVENGLAPRYHLVLVTHAPEAERVRRAVSERGMDSEAVERRIAAQASDQERAAVADVFLDTSAGPAHTRAALERLWSERLVPYEANVRERRAVEGDSGRLDPAAAARLAARIRHLGGDLVAGIDHPAPPGEDDTDGTDGTDGVDLVVRVVVGVSSARRAGGPHPVSTVRDRLHEGGFPRLPAGVDGEGGHLHGSADPGREARIRVGTA, from the coding sequence GTGGATGCCGACCGACTCTCCCGCGAGGTCCTCGAACCCGGGACCCCGGGCCTCGCGGCCGTGGTGCGCGAATTCGGCCCCGCGGTGCTCCAGGAGTCCGGGGCCCTGGACCGCGCGGCGCTGGCCCGCCTCGTGTTCTCCGACGACGACGCCCGGTCGGCGCTCGAGGGCATCGTCCATCCCGCCGTGGCCAGGGCGTTCGAGGCGCGGGTCGCGGCGGCACCCCAGGATGCGATCGTGGTGCACGACGTGCCGCTGCTGGTCGAGAACGGCCTGGCCCCGCGCTACCACCTCGTCCTGGTGACGCACGCCCCCGAGGCCGAGAGGGTGCGGCGGGCGGTCTCGGAACGCGGGATGGACTCGGAGGCGGTCGAGCGGCGGATCGCCGCCCAGGCGAGCGACCAGGAGCGGGCGGCGGTGGCCGACGTGTTCCTGGACACGAGCGCGGGGCCGGCGCACACCCGGGCCGCGCTGGAGCGGCTCTGGAGCGAACGCCTGGTGCCGTACGAGGCGAACGTTCGCGAGCGGCGCGCGGTGGAGGGCGACTCCGGCCGCCTCGATCCCGCGGCGGCGGCACGCCTCGCGGCACGGATCCGGCACCTCGGGGGTGACCTGGTGGCGGGGATCGACCACCCGGCACCCCCCGGGGAGGACGACACGGACGGCACGGACGGCACGGACGGTGTCGACCTCGTCGTGCGGGTGGTCGTGGGGGTGTCCAGCGCGCGGCGGGCGGGCGGGCCTCATCCGGTGTCCACGGTGCGGGACCGCCTGCACGAGGGCGGTTTCCCGCGGCTGCCCGCCGGGGTCGATGGCGAGGGCGGTCACCTGCATGGCAGCGCGGACCCGGGCCGAGAAGCCCGGATCCGCGTCGGCACCGCCTGA